The window TTAATAGCTTTTTACCTCCAACCTCTATATCGTGAAATTAGCAGAGGTCATATTTGAAATAGGAAAAGAGAACCCGCAAGATCTCGCAGAGGCCCTTGAAGGCAAAGTAGATAGCAAGGAAGTAGCCGAGATGAGACTAAAGGCAGCCAAGTTCTACTTAGAAAAGAGTAGGGGCGAGCTGGACGTTCCTGCGTTAGCCTCAGAGGACATGTATAAGGCAATATTAGAGGGAATAAAGGCGTTGAGGGCCTATTTCGAGGTACAAGGGGATTTGAGGGAGACCATTTCCCATTTAGAGGACATTCTCGGTAACTGGGTTAGGGAAGGTTGGGAGCTTGGCTTGAAGCTTCACTACGACGGCTACCTCTTCGAGAACATAGACTCCGCATACGCGACGGAGTACCTCTACAGAGTAGAGGACTTTTTGAGGAACTGCGAAATTGCCATAAGCTAGAGCAACCTTGTTACAAATAGCAAGAGCAAAGACAGGAAGGCTACCATAAATAGAGTCGTAATAGCTAAGAACAAGGCTAAATCAGAATATATAGGTCTTAGGTACGCAAGGAGTATTTGTATAGTATCGAGAACTTTGCTCATTAAAATTATGAGAATATTGACTCAAATAAAAATTTTCGTTGGCTTTTTACTTCTTCCTCGCGCTTCTCACAGCGAGTGCTATCACCACTATCACAAGGATAACTATTATCACTATGAACGCAACTACCGGAATTCCAGCGACGCTTTCTCTCAATAGCTGGTTCTCCAGGGTAGGTGACACAGAGACGCTGGTGGTTATTGCTTGGACTAACGGGTACAGTGAACCGGTCTGGTTCCACTCTAGGGCTAGCGCCATCGGATACTTACCAGGCGATACGCCAGAGCTTACGTCAACTACGAAAGTTACGTTAACCTCCTGTCCTGGACCAACGTCCCCCAAGTACGCTGTAGAAGCGGTGAGAGCGCTCAATGGGTTAGAGGAGCTGACGTAGGGATATATGACGTCAGATGAGCCCAGCCTGACTATTACGTTCTGCGCGGTAGTGTTACCTTCGTTCTTTAACGTTATAGTGACGGGGACTTGAGAAGAGCCCGGAGTGAGCGTGTAGTACGTCGCTACGACTTCGAACTCGGCCTTAGGGTACACTATTAAGTTGAAGGTCTTTTCCACCTCACCGCCATCGTAGACTAGTGTGAACTTTATGGGGTAATTGCCGGGACTAGTGTAGTTGGGCACGTTTATGAGGAACGTCACGTTAATTGGCCTTCCACTTGGAATTACTCCTAGCGAAACGTTGCTTTGTGACGTCACCTCAAAGGGAGAGGTAATCATTATGGAGGCGTTTTCCGCGTAACCCTGTCCGTAGTTGAGTATAACAGCCTCCACTCTCACGTCGTAATAACCTGGGAACACCTGCGGAGGTATTGTAAAGACGTCGACCGATATAGACGGCGAGGAAATCAGGACGGGCACGTCGTATACCGAGTTGACGTCGAAGTAGTGTACCTTCACGGGGATGTAGTATATCCCGCCCGTGGCGTTCGCGTAAACGCTTGCAGTGACTGTCCCCTCGTTGATCTCCCCTGCTGGGACTACGCCAAGACTTAAGGAGCTCTGCGCGAACTTAACTGGATACGTACTTTGGAAGTAGAGGGTAACGTTAGTAGCGTCCACGATGCCCAAGTTTCTCACGACTAAGGTCAAGGGTAGGTCGGTGCTTCCGGCTGAGGCGGTTATTGGTGAAGACGGGGTGCCCCAAACTGCGGTAATTGAGAAGTTTGTGTACCCGTTTACGTTAACGTTTAGGTTAGTCCTTAAGCTAGCTCCGTCGAAGTAGTTCACAGTGATGGGCACACTGTAGGTACCCAGGGTCGCGTTTGGGTAGATAGAGGCGTAAGTAGTTACCTCTACAGGCTCTCCCACGGGCAAGTACCCCACGCTTATTTTCTCTTGCTCGAACTTAAGTGGGAAGCTAGACGTGAGCTCTAGCGATACATTGCTGGCCATCACGTTACCTTGGTTTACCAGGATTATTGTCAGGGGAACGTTAGTTTCCCCTGGGCTTACCACCAATGGGGATGACGGGGAACCCCAGACTCCTTGCGCCGAGATCTGGACGTTTCCCAGTACTGGCACGGGGGCGTAGACCACGTATGAGGACGTGGTAGTGTTGACGTATAGAGACGCTTTATACACTCCGTCCTTCGCCGTGGGGGCTACGTTATAGATAAATGTCACATTTATTGCTTGACCCGTTTGCCACACAGGTATTGTGAGCTCGTCAGTGGAATTGTAGTAACTGTAGAGCTCGAAGGGGAAGGTTTGACGCGGGGAAATGGTGACGTTAACTAAAGTATTTCCAGTGTTTATTAGCGTGAAGGTTATTGGGACTTCCGTCTCCCCCGGAGCTATAAGGGTTGCGGGCTTAGCGTAAGCGAGGAAGCTCTGTCCGCTAACGCCTAACGTCAATGAGGACAAGGCAGGTAGGGCAAAAAACACGACTAAAACGGCTGAGACTAGTACGTTTCTTTGCATAGGAGGAAAAAGATATATCGAAATATTTAAGTTCTTCGAGTACCTCAACCGTTCTTTACCTGCCAGTAGGCTTTGTCGAAGGCCCTGTTGATGAGGTCTAAAATACCGTTGAGTTGTGTGATTTCTTGAAAATGTATAACCACGGAGAAGACGTTTGTCCCGCCGTTCTTATTGGTGAAGTAAATTTCTGGGAAGGGAAGTTTTGCCTTGCTTAACTCGTCCTTGATGTGGTTGTTTGCAAGGCTCAACACCTTTTCCGCAGGTACGTCCGCGTTAACGGTAACTTGGTACGTAAAGGTCAACGAGTTCTTTCCTTCCAACTTGGTGAAGACTGTATTTCCCAAGAAGGCCGAGTTTGGGATCTTGACCACGTTGCCATAAATCGTCCTAATCTCCGTGAAGAGTATGTCCACTTTTTCCGTTTCGCCGATAATTGGGGTCCCCCATATCCATGAGGTCAAAGATACAGCGTCACCTGGCCTCAGTGTCTTGCTGGTTGTCACTAGGAGTCCGGAAAGGATATTAGAGAGGAACGTCTGTGCTGCTAGGCCTATCGCTATTCCCGCTACTGCTCCGCCTATAGCCGCCCCTGTCAAGTTCACCCCGAGGGCTGAGAGAACTGCTAGGACTAGAATAGAGTAGAGGGCTATGTTTAGTATTAGCGATATCGTGTGCGCAGTAGACCTCTCAGTCCTAGAGAAGAGGTAAAGGGATATGACTTTCTGGACGATCCTGATTATTATAAATCCTCCTATCCCTACGATTACCGCGTTTATACCTAGGATCACGTCGTTGGAATAGGGAGCAATGATTGGTAAAAACTTCACTATTAGCTTGGTTATAACTCTAGCGAAATAGGCCACAACTCCCAAGGCTACTAGGATCACAAAGATCTTAATGACGTTATTTCGAGCCGACATGGTGGAAGTATGGGAAAAACGACTATAAAGTCTTTCTAGAAAATGTATATGATTCGAGAGAGAATCTTTTCACAACCGAAGGTTCGCGAACTACATTGACTGCCTGCGCGATTGGGGTAACTTTATAAGATAAGTTAACAAGTTCGTGCCGTGAAGTTCTTCAAGAAGGTTAAGAAGGAGAAAGACGTAAACGTTGCACTAGAGGTCTTCTCCGAGTTGGCTTCCTCTAGGCTAGCTCAACGTTTAAGTTATCCTCTGCTAACGCTGGAACTCAGGGAAGTTAACGGCGAGAAGGGTATCGAAATGGAATACCTAGGCGAGAGGGGTACAAGAAGCGCCAAGAACCTTCAAAAGGTGAAAGAGGCGTTGGCTTTTGAGGAGTGGATCCTTAACGTTGACCTGAAGGAGGAGCACGTGTTGGCTAAGGACGGCTTTGTGTACATAATAGACCATGGGCACGCGTTGACCGCGTGGAAGCCCTTGTACTACGTCCAACAGATTATCGACTCACCGGTGGCTAGGTTCAACTTGTGGAGCGACCAAGAGTCGTTCATGGAGGGCGTTAGAAACATCAGGGGAGTTAATTACGACGAAGTTAGGAAAGTTCTTTTGGACTCCGCCAAGGAGGTCTTGGATGCTAACTTCTGTAAACTGATGAGTAGCCAAGTCGCAGAGGAGAACGTTGAGCTCAGCTTGAGGATACTCAAGTACCGTGCGAGGATATTAGACCGTTTATACAACTGAACTTCGGGATCTCCTCAAAATAATATTATTACTTATGAAGAAAGAAAAAGATTATCAGTTCTATATAAAAAAGATTTATAAGGAGATAGGTATATGTGTTACCTATGAGAATCCAAGCAGCACCAGGTCCAGTTTCCTATCCAATAATAGCCTCGACTCTGAAGAACAAGAGCGTGGAGGTAACCTTCGGCAAGGAAGGCGGGGAAAACGTTGACGTAGTTTTAGACTCTACCGTGTCGTTGGCTAGGAGGAACTTAAGGATAGACTATGTGACGATAAGGGGGTTAATGGTCATACACCCAGACATCGGCAAAAGAATAGGCGTCTGGAGAAAGGGCAGCGCAGCCGACGTCCTTACTAGGGCTTTGTTAGCAAAGAAAAGCATAAGCTCCGAGCTAGTTTACGCGGACGAGATACCTCAGTTGATGGCTCTACTTAAGGATGGAAAGGTCGACAGCGTAGTGGTGCCCTCGGCCTTAGCCAAGGGAAAGACTTTCGAGGACCTACTCAACGTTCCAGGGAGTTGTGGAGCTACTGTATTTAGAAACGAGGAAGAGTTCGTGAGACTCTATAACGAGGGGATAGAGATAATGAGGCAAGACCCGGAGGGGAGTGCACAGTACGTCTTATCCAAGTTGCCCATTAAGGTGCAGAAGGAGTTCATCATAGGCAGTATAATGAACTCTAAGGTCGAAGTAATTAAGCTCCATAGCGACGTGGAGTTCAAGAACTTGATAAGGGAGTTTATTTAGACAACCTTAAACCCGTACCTTCTGTAGATTTCCCTAACTTGAGGCCTTTTCAATATATTAAAGACCGCCTCAGCCTCCCTTCCAGCTCCCTCCAAGAGAGCAAAGGCTAGTCTAGACGTTCTGTTTTTCTCGGGTACAACGTGTTTGAAGCCCCAATAAAGGGCCTCAGTCCTCCACATCACCCCAGCCTCAATGTCGCCCAGCTTTAGCATGTTGGGTATTTCCCTGTGGTGTACAGCAGTTAGGTAGGCCCCTAAGTGGACTAGCTCCTCGTAATTGCCGCAGCTCTCCTCATAGATCTCCATGAACAGCTTGCCAATTCCTTCCGTCTTAGGGTTAGGTATCGCTATCCTTTTTCCCTTTAATTCGCACCAGTTCTTGATTGGTTGACCTGAAAACACTATGGCCAAGTCGTTTTCGACGTAGTCGAACTTCTCTTTCACTTTCAACCCCTTAAGCATGGAGGGTGGAAGGGACACTATCTCGGGCTTTAACGAAATTAGCAAGTTACCTATCTTTAACGGCTCACCCTCAGCTCTTTTTCTTACTATTCCAGGGGGTATGGTCTCCACGTAGACATTCAATCCCTCTCTTTCTATGTACTCTATGAGGTCCTTGACTACGAACCACTGGTTTCCCGCAAATGACATCCTCACTCCAGAGATGTCACCCCATAAGTCCTCTA of the Candidatus Aramenus sp. CH1 genome contains:
- a CDS encoding substrate-binding domain-containing protein encodes the protein MELNLPLFDNLEDLWGDISGVRMSFAGNQWFVVKDLIEYIEREGLNVYVETIPPGIVRKRAEGEPLKIGNLLISLKPEIVSLPPSMLKGLKVKEKFDYVENDLAIVFSGQPIKNWCELKGKRIAIPNPKTEGIGKLFMEIYEESCGNYEELVHLGAYLTAVHHREIPNMLKLGDIEAGVMWRTEALYWGFKHVVPEKNRTSRLAFALLEGAGREAEAVFNILKRPQVREIYRRYGFKVV
- a CDS encoding mechanosensitive ion channel family protein — encoded protein: MSARNNVIKIFVILVALGVVAYFARVITKLIVKFLPIIAPYSNDVILGINAVIVGIGGFIIIRIVQKVISLYLFSRTERSTAHTISLILNIALYSILVLAVLSALGVNLTGAAIGGAVAGIAIGLAAQTFLSNILSGLLVTTSKTLRPGDAVSLTSWIWGTPIIGETEKVDILFTEIRTIYGNVVKIPNSAFLGNTVFTKLEGKNSLTFTYQVTVNADVPAEKVLSLANNHIKDELSKAKLPFPEIYFTNKNGGTNVFSVVIHFQEITQLNGILDLINRAFDKAYWQVKNG
- a CDS encoding DUF3834 domain-containing protein, which codes for MRIQAAPGPVSYPIIASTLKNKSVEVTFGKEGGENVDVVLDSTVSLARRNLRIDYVTIRGLMVIHPDIGKRIGVWRKGSAADVLTRALLAKKSISSELVYADEIPQLMALLKDGKVDSVVVPSALAKGKTFEDLLNVPGSCGATVFRNEEEFVRLYNEGIEIMRQDPEGSAQYVLSKLPIKVQKEFIIGSIMNSKVEVIKLHSDVEFKNLIREFI